Genomic segment of Malus domestica chromosome 15, GDT2T_hap1:
TAAAGAGAGCGACTTAGTCCGCGACTCATCCCAAGAATCATTCACCACTCAAGGCTTTTACATTTTTTCGGGTAACTTCGTTCCTTTCTATTTTCAGTGTTCAACAATTTTAAGACGTCTATTCAATCTGCCATGcattagaaagaaaagaaaatcatattTTCTTCATTGTTTGTTTAAGAGTGGTACTGCatgtgttagtttttttttttacaagtcATATGTTTCTCTCATGCGCTGCATGCATTAGAATAGGCTTTGGTTTTGGCTGCTGCTGCATATATTCGAATTAACatgcttttgggttttggtttttgctGCCGTATGCATTGATATTTGTATTATACTTTCTATCGCTGCATGAAATATCATTGGAGCTCAAAAGTATGTTAGCATCTCCAAGTGCACAAAGAGCTACTTTCATTTCAGAAAAATCAGTAGTTTTATTGCTTAGTGTTTTTAAAGAGagagtttatttaatttttaatcacTGATTTTTCATGTTCTTTAATTTGATAACaatttatgttttatatttaatatcaattatgaaaatgTGCTTTGTGATTTTTGTAATCAGTTGATTCTTTTAATCTTCGAAATAGTGGGGGTTCTAATTCTTCGAAAAATTATGAACCTACTGTCAGATACCTCTTTATGGGAGAAGAAGCAGGATGGTTGAGAAACCTACTGTTAGATACGTACCCCTTTATGGGAGAAGAAGCAAGATGGTTGAAAAACCTACTGTCAGATACCCCTTTATGGGAGAAACCGATTCCAGTCCTATACGGTCTGAAGAAAATTTGGTTGATCCTTTGACGAAAGGACTAACACGAGAAAAGGTTTGAAAAACCTCAAAAGGGATGGGACTAAAGCCCATAGAAAATTGAGTCATTTGTGATAGCAACCCAACCTATAGACTGGAGATCCCAAGAAATAGGTTCAAAGGGTAATAACAAGTCACAAGTGATATGAGTGAAGTCTTGCTAAGTTTAATTGGAAGATTATTCCATGTCCATCCCTAAGAAGCATGACATCCTGAAGCGTTTTTAGGTTGAGATTTTTTCTCTTAATAAGGTCTATACTCTATGTTGAGTGGGATATCGAGCTACAGGAATATCCTTGATAGTCTTACCTATGTGAATGTGGAAGTGAGGCCGCTTCCTATGAAATCTTGGGCAAGTTTCTAGAGCGTTTACTATACTGGGATACAAGCACATGGCCGTAATGTGCTGGCTTTTTGAACTTCACCTTAATAAAGTTATGTGTGTGGTGTTGTCAGAGATAGAGTTCAAAACTATAAGTTACTCTAGTATAATCTGGATCACTAACACTATGTACAGGTTCAAGTTGAGAAACACCTTTACTTATGCATAGCTTTATGATATGTTGcttgatatatattttttaaataaaaacaagtgggggattgttggagcaattatgtttttatttaaatattttaaatatttatattttagtttattacaaacattaaatttaaaacataatttgttATCATCCTTTGATTGTAGACAGTTTTGCATCCCATAAATCCCCATAAATATCCTTGATTTTGTACGGTTTCACACCCTCCAACGTGCATCCCATAAACATCCATGATTTCTTACGTTTCAAACCCTCCAATGTctatttctttatatatatatatagattataTATAGGTTAGAAAACGTGCATAACAAAGATGAAGTAAGAAAAGTTTTATATATATTGATTTATAAAAAGCAACATATTGGTAAGGTGTAAGTTCGAAGGTTCTTCCGATGTGCAAGGAAGAATCTTATCAGAAGAAGGTTCTGGGCTGTTTTATCTTGGGGACGACGTGGTGTTTGTGAACTGCTTGCACACTTTGGGCAGAGCCGCGAAACGTCTTAAAGAGAGCGACTTAGTCCGCAACTCATCCCAAGAATCATTCACCACTCAAGGCTTTTACATTTTTTCAGGTAACTTCGTTCCTTTCTATTTTCAGTGTTCAACACATTCCTTCATCCCCCCTTGACGATTTTAAACTCATCTGCACTTTCTTGCTTTGCCCTAAATGTCAAAACAGAAAaagtcaaaacaaaaaaaaatatcaaaacagaaaatgcgGCTTACACGAATTCATACCTGAAACCATACGTTGTTGTCACAGGCCATGACTAGGTCAACTTCTGCTTAAAGACTcagattttgtaaattaaatgatgtgattgatgatgattgaattattactgtattgattaacgtacttattttctatttgtgacatataatttgatttgcaaatttgattttgaattttaatctacctagcattacccttttggCATATAGGGTTATGGCAGGGAGTGTGCTAGCCAAGAGGATTCTCTCCGGATCATTTTGGTGAGGATCTTAGGGATCTATAAATTAcgtctgttcatcgtacatcttatggtcagtttttgttagatactgtttgtatttaattttaaataaaaatatttaaaatgatttctaattgcacgatatacgataaatggATATGATTCACGGATCCCATGAATCCTCACGGCGAGGATCCGGATTCGTGTGCTAGCTTGTGGTTTTTCCACGTGTCATGCCCCTGTTACCTTAAGGTGTGTAAAACTTGACAATTGCAATTGTCTAGGTTAATTCTAGCTTTGCTTTGGCTTTAATGGTGACTCGGTTTCACTCACTCGGTAAACTCGAAAGGACACTGATAAACTGCTTTTACGTAATTTGCATTCACAAGGCTTACGAGCACAAATGCTGTCGAGTTCCAAATCAGCACTAAAGCCATGATTAGATTGTATACAGTGAGGTCCGCGTGTCCTCCGCGGAGTAAGATCTAAAGATTATTGTGTTGTGACATGAGCCACTTTTGCAAGTCGAGTGGCCGTGTATGCAAAGTCACTTTCCACTTTTGGGTAGAATACGCAATGCAAagtcttatttttcttctttaatttcttattttcatTTTGACTCCCATGACGAGAGACGCACAATTACGCAGTAGGGGGCCATTGACATTTCTCTAATCACGGAGATAATACTAAATACTATAGGTTGTTATGGACTTATGATGTATTTGTAGATTTTAGCAGTCAAAGATTCAGATTTTAATGTACTCAGTCTGATTCTTACAAAGTGAGAAGTCTTGTTGACCTGAGGTTGCTTTTTAGCATTTTTCTCACTAATTTAACCATAGGTCTATGGTAAGCACACATAATCATTGATGCATGAACGTGTTCTTAATTGTTTGAGTTACAAACCCCTTGTAGTTTCGAAGTTATGTTTTTTTGAAGAgaaaaaaacttgaatcaaCCAATAGAAAAGGAGTCTAATTGTAAGCCATTTCTTATGCCAAGGAGAACAAAATGAATATATCCAAATATAATTCAACGCTCTCCTACTGCCTAAATTAGCAAGGACATCGCATGGGCATCAGAATTAGCTTctctataaacaaaaaaaaaaaaaaaatattcatgaaACAATATTTTGAGCAGCCATGTCCCATGGGATGGTACATGAATATTTAGTGGAGTCGATGTCAACAAGAATAATAATCCAGTGGTTCTCTCTAAATTTTAGCATAAACGAGCCGTATCAGGGTAGAAGCTTAGATCATCTTAAAGAAGAagacaaattttaaattttaaattgaaagcTCATGTCCTACTTTGAtctttttttaagttttgttcaCCACTAAATATATCATTAATATTGTAAAGGTGACTAGATGGCTGGCCACTAATCCACTTCAATCTGTCTTTATTGGATGAAATGTTAGGTGACTCCACTAATATGCTTTTCACTATGTTGCTCGTGATTTGCTTCAATAAAAGAAAGTCTTATGAAACACAACACACCTAAGGATGAAAGTAAGAAGATACAgaagaggaaaagagaaaagagaggaagaggagatgagataatagagagagttatttttgtacttctattattctaaattataatgaaagtactACTGCTACCCCGAGGACATACTTCAGTCACATTGACTGTAGAGGAatctcgtaaattttgtgtcttgtttcatttattccactacacacaccgtcgattttacaacaattaaactattttttttataattgtaaTAAATAACTTTAgaacaaaaaacataaaaacaaaaaattattaatcaattaaaaatatatttgaaaACCACCCTTGTTGCCAATTTCTTGTTTTAATAATGCTTAGCTTTTAATTtattctaaaaaattaaaaaaaaaaaggcttaggACATGGTTgtagatattttattttttggtcgaATGTAACAatgtaaatatataaaaatccgATGATCAAAATGCCTATGTTGTTGCATGCATATATAAAATTTTGCTATCACAGAACGTCGATAATATCATGGCGCTTTATGATTGGTTAAATAtttattgctacaattgatgcCAAACAAGTAAAGAAAAAAGGTTTGAAACTTTGGATAAAAGAAACAGTTGACTAAATGGAATTAAGGATTTACATGCAGTATAAAATGAAATGAATTAATCCATATGGTTTGGAGTTAAATATGTAGATTAAGGTTTTAATCCTTTTTTTATGGCCAGAATAATCCAAAATAAGTTGAgtatagaaaattaaaaagcaACCAAGTTGGTTTCATGGCAAGTCCCCAATTGAGCAGAAAGTCCAACATTCCAACTAAATAAAATGCCAACCAACCACATAAATTCGATCCACTTCCATTCTCCTCCTTCAAGTTTTCTCCTTTTGTCTTTCCACCTTTGCAGAGTTACACCAATCTTTTTCTAGTTGACAAAATTGAATTATGGGGAATTGCTGGACATCTCCTGATGATCCTCATCGCAACAAATACATACCTTCAACTCCAGGTACAGTTTGCTCCAACATTAGACcatatataacaaaaaaaaggtcattaaaaatttcacaaattatcTCAATTCTTCAAGTAGAAATGCTTGGATCATAATCTTTTAGCATGCTCTTACATGGGTTgcttctttttcattaattcgATCATCGAAGTTCTTATTCAGATGCATGTTAGGTCAGTTAGTCAAGGCAGTCACCCTGGTACACCAAGTTCAAATCACCCTCTCGAATATCTAGAATATCGTATTGTCAAAAGGAAAAACAGCCATTGAATTTCATACATGATTCATGCATATTAATCATATGTTATGTTTTTCTAGGGACATCTGGAAATCACAGCAATAACATATCCTCAAACACAAGCAGCAGTGGAGGAAGAAGTCAATTTTCAGAAGCATCATCGAGCCCCAGAATTAAAGAGTTACATTCACAACAACCCAATGGGCAGATTTTGGAGTCACCAAACTTGAGAGTCTTCACTTTTACAGAGTTGAAGGCAGCCACCAGAAATTTCAAGTCAGATCAAGTGCTTGGTGAGGGAGGATTTGGGAGGGTTTTCAAAGGTTGGGTGGAtgagaaaacccttcagccttCAAAATCTGGTACTGGAATGCTGGTTGCTATCAAGAAATTGAACTCAGAAAGTGTCCAAGGGTATCAAGAGTGGCaggtattttatttatttttattaagatTTTTCAACTTTGATTGCATTATTgggaatttttaattaattaggacCATTTGTTTTTTATCCCCCATTTCTTATAAAGATGGCatcttttttaaattttaatcataaCATGTCATGATTTGCCAAACCTGCTGCCTcacattttattaatttttcaattcCATTGGACTTCAGTAGGAGTAGATGCGGTCCCACTTTAGAAGAATATCTGTGTAGAAATTGCATAGATATATAGTGGGAAAGTCACGAgggaaataaataattttatcgTGCCAAGATAATGTCATGCATTGAATCAGAACCGAATTAAGGATATTTACTACCCTTGTTAACAAAATTTGATTGAAAACTTTGTCAAAATGCCCCTAAGTTGCATTCATCATCTGCACTGGTTTACTGGATTAGAGTTTTATCATAAAAATGTTTCGATGCATTGAAGAATAATAAAACCATTTATTATATTAACTTTCTTACTATGcattgattattatatatatattttttagatGAGCGGCATTCTAATTAAAAACTATGATaaaatatattcaaatttaggtatTGAAAGTTGAGAAATTCGAACTTGTATGTTTTAGTTCAACACTTCATTAGTTTGGGGAGCACCACTTTTGTCACCGCTACATAATGTGTGGTTTTAATGCCACGTTGTGATTGTTATCCTGATTATTAATTTGATTCATAGTCTCCCATACGTAACTCACAGCcctacttcttcttcttacaTAACTTTTCAGCATAAATCcttctttttttaaaataattatgtTTCTTTTTCCTTGATCATATTTGACAATGCAGTCAGAAGTGAATTTTTTGGGACGGCTTTCTCATCCGAACCTCGTGAAGCTATTAGGTTACTGTTTGGAAGACGAAGAACTACTCCTTGTTTATGAGTTTATGAAGAAAGGAAGTTTGGAGAATCATCTTTTCAGAAGTAAGAAGCCAATGTGAAAACATAGAgcttaaaacttaaatttttttgcTTGAATTGTTAACCCTACAACTTTTGCTTCGAGTAGGGAGCGCGGGCAGCGAACTTCTTTCTTGGGACACACGACTAAAAATAGCTATTGGAGCAGCTCGGGGCCTGGCCTTCTTACACAGTTCAGAAAAACAAATCATCTACAGAGATTTTAAGGCCTCAAATATATTGCTTGATTGGGTTTGTACTTCTCTTTTAGCCTTTTCTCTCTCATATTAGTTATATTATGTATGCTCCATTATCTTTCTAAGAACCTACAATTGTAACCATATAGGAACCTAGCTTCCAATTTGGACCTTGTTGCTTGTACGTGATGTAATATATACTCTATACTAATCCAAATGGCTGCGAGAGAGGAATTCGAAATTGGGTGCATAGGGAGGAGCACATCCACTATCCACTCTTGTTAATGTGGCTACAGCTGCATCTGCATGTACATGATATAATTaaaccatcttttttttttgttaatcacCTATTTTATTTCTGCAGAGTTTCAATTCAAAAATCTCGGATTTTGGCTTGGCGAAATTGGGGCCAGCAGGTGCAGAATCACATGTTACGACTAGGATCATGGGAACATATGGTTATGCTGCTCCAGAATACATTGCAACAGGTAATCAATCTCGAACAAAAATGGAAGATTTTATGGAGTTTAGATATGAAATTCCCTTCGTTGATTTTCACAAATCAGCTGATACATATTCCTGATATATGTATACCCTAAACCAACAGGTCATTTGTACGTGAAGAGCGATGTGTATGGATTCGGCGTGGTGTTGCTTGAAATTCTGACAGGGCTACGAGCACTTGATATGCAACGTCCCAGAGAACAACAACAACTTGCAGAATGGGCTAAACCACTTCTCTTACACAAAAGAAAGCTTAAAAACATATTGGATGTGCGGATGGAAGGCCAATATGCCTTCAAGGCAGCAATGCAGGTAGCACTTATAGCTCACAAGTGCCTAGAGCCGGACCCTAAAAGCCGGCCCTCCATGAAAGAAGTTGTGGAGCAATTGGAACAGATTCAAGCAATCAAGGAACAACCAAAGCAATCCAAACTTACATCTGTGCAAGCCACTTTTAATTTTGGAGCCAATAAACAGTCGCTTCCTCATTGATCATATCACTCTAGGTTTCATAGCTCTCAATGAGATAAAATGTGATAGCGATACTACAAGGTTTATGTTGATGTTCAAACATCAAATTGAAAATGTTTGAACAATCTCATTCTTTAATTTTGTcaattttcatatttatttttatttaattgtagCAATTATATATTGAAATTCCTAAAAATTTGGTTCTTGTAATTAATCACCATTTGTGCTGGATTAAAGGATTGCTTGTTAAGCCATACTATCATCAAAGCAATTTATAATGTGGGCTTAGATGGTTTTTTCCAGAGCTCCATTACAATGATCTTGACTCTTAAGCACATCAGTAATCTGCCAAGCTCCATGCGTCGATCAATTACTCGTTACACATAACACTAATCATAATTAACAACTGCATAATATAAaggaaattgtagcaatgatctcacaattaaaaatctatgccattggtcccttaactcacCAAAACGTGCAATTATAGTCCTTTTCGTAAACTCCATTAGAACTTCCATCAAAATAAGTCATGTGTCATGCACATGAAGCTGAATTAAggggcaaatatgaaaaaccaaatgaaaaaaattgtagcaatggtccctcaactttaatccaattggagaaatggtccctcaacttaacCCAATTGgggcaatgatccctcaactttaaccaaattgtagcaatgattcaTCTAACATGAGTCATTTTGACGGAgttaacgaaaatgaccatagctacatattttgatgagttaagggaggACAATGATAATGGATTTTTCGTTGAGGAATCTTGCTCCAATtagattaaaattgagggaccattgctacataTATAAAGAAATATTAAGTAGATTGTGAAAATAGTCACGTTCAGTTCAAGGGTTTGTTTGTTGTCCTATACAGTCAGCTACCAGATTAGATGGTACCGAAAAATGGGGGGAGAGGCAGCTCATGTTAATTGCAGATATTGTGACTTTGATAACTGAAAAGGGAGTGTTTATTGAACGAAGTTGATGAACCTTACCAACTGATCAGATGCACAATGAGAGGATTTCACGCATGTGTAAAGAAGATGCACAACGTTCTTTTATATCACTGATCTACCTTCGTTTGATTTCTCACTAACCACTCTTATATATATAGGTCTTAATTAACTCTCTTGCTTCTTCAAACTTGATTGGGTCGCCAATGCTTCAACTTTGATCGACACATTCATCAATATATTCAAGTCCTTCGCACTTTATACGACAGAAAGGGATTTCTACACATTTTTTCTTCTCGTGTATACCCTGTTTACTTTTTGCTTTTGGATTGAATAAGCAAAGGAAAATCGTTACACGGTTTTAAAGGAGGGTCTgtagaaggaaaaaaatggtGTGTAAAAATAATTTTCGTGTATAATTATATCATATGTgtgaatatatataattttcataagaacaactttttcttttttattgtgacATGTCTTCATCAACAATTTGCTTGTGTTGTGTGATTGTGATTTGTCTACATGAACTTTTTTTAGGATGTATTATCCACACACCCCCCATTTTACTtcccacacaccccttgataatttatatttgttgatcttcttcaattcatccgatctgaatgccgaaaattaaaaatgtgtgtgagaagtaaaatgaggtgtgtggatattacaccctttttttttgttctgcGTTTGGCTGCTCAGAGAAAAACTGAGCAAAGGAGAAGGAAGTCCAAACTTTGAatttctttttggcttttttgtGATCATTCTTGGAACCCAATATTACTTTTGACTGCTGAACTAAAGTTCAGTGCTTATACACACAAAAAAGTTATTAAAAGCGTACACGTCAAACAGTGATTTGTAAATGATgggttcttttctttatttccaTATATGGAGAGTGTTTAAGGTTTCATGTTCACTGATGTTTCATTTTTCTTCAGCAGGATCATATGATGGAGGAAAACAGTGCCATTGTTGCAAGCCAAAGCAGTGCTATTGGTGCAAGCCAATCGTTGGGGGCTTTAGGATCTTTTCTGAGGAAATGCTTGTTCAGTGTGGTATCTGTGGGCCCCATTCCTGAACACATAGCCTTCATCATGGATGGGAACAGAAGGTATGCAAAGAGGAGGAACCTGCCTGCTGGGGAAGGCCACAGAGCCGGATTTCTATCTTTCATGTCGGTTCTCCAGTACTGCTACGAGTTGTTAGTGAAGTTTATGACGGTCTATGCCTTCGGCATTGATAATTTCAAGCGGCCATCCGACGAGGTGCAAATTCTGATGGATTTGTTGCAGGAGAAGATTGAGGGGTTGCTTGAGAGAGAAAGCATTGTAAACCAGTATGGCATTCGAGTATGCTTTATCGGTAACTTGAAGCTTTTGAATGAGTCTGTGAGGGATGCTGCTGAAAGGGCAATGAAGGCCACTGCCAATAATTCCAAGGCCGTGCTTTTAATCTGTGTGGCTTATTCTTCTCGTGATGAGATTGTGCATGCTGTTCAAGAATCCTGCTACGAGAAAAGGAACGAAATTCAAGCACAGATTAAAAGAACGAGGGGTGGCAATGGCGGTTTGGATGGAGAAGCAGGACTAGACACCAGTGAGGCTTGCAATGAGAGAGTTGAGGGGGAGAAGGAAAATACAATGGTTAATCATGTCGAAAATGTTGAAGGGGAAGTTCAAGAGAGTGAGAAGCAGTTGCAAAATGTTCCTGTTGTAAAGGTAGTGGACGTTGAGAGGCACATGTACATGGCAGTGGCACCTGATCCAAACATTGTGATTCGAACTTCGGGTGAGACACGCCTAAGCAACTTTCTGCTCTGGCAAACTTCTAACTGCCTGTTGTACTTTCCTGCTGCGCTATGGCCGGATTTGGGTTTGTGGCACTTGGTTTGGGCAATTTTGAACTTCCAGAGAAACCACTACTATTTGGAGAAGAAAAGGAAGCAGATGTAACGATTATAAATCCACAGAGATTTTATAAATCATGTGATCATTGCTTACAAATCCCCTGGAAGCTTGGATTCTTAACTTGAAATTCGGTAGCAGAAATGTTTGTGACCTATTTACTATATATGGTAATTGTATTATGTATAACAGTGTAGTCATATTTGGCGAGTGGGTGCTGTTCCCAAACAATTCGTGTTATGTGTGTAACAATCTTTTACTGTGCAGTTCAGAAGAATCGGGACTTAGTAGGAGATTGGGCCACGACGATTTTattattgtgatttttttttcagtcaATGCAACTATATATAGAGTTGAAGGCAGCTGTAGCTTTTGAAAATGATGCAGCATCCAAATCAACTTTTTAATCATGGTTGCTTTTGGAAAATTCACAGGAGTGATAAAAGCCACATATCTGTGGTATCAACCTAATCCCCCTTTGGATGGTCTTGATCAAAACCCTGGATCAGACGGCAGATATCTGTAGTATCAACCAAATGCGACTTTAAGCTCTCCCATTGTATAAGACTCCACACTAGAACTAGTCTTTCATGTAAATTCAGTGTTCTTCAAGTTCTTCATGCTAAAACTGCCATGGCTCATGCTCTGAGATTCGATACAGTTCTTCCGGTTCTACTTTGCACCCTCCTCCTAACCAAAGCCGCCTCTACCTCTCATCACCACCATCATCTTAAGTCCCTCCACTTCTCACTCTTTCAACACGAAACCATAAACAGAACCGGATATATTGTAGTGAATGGTGTGGCTGGAGCAGGCATCGGTCAAACCACTACGCCTTTTGGCACCGTGTTTGTTTTCCAGGATCCGATGACTCTCACAGCCAACCGATCTTCAAAAGCAGTTGGGATAGCTCAAGGAACTTCAGTCACATCCAGCTTGGATGGGCTTCAGAGCATTTCAGTAGCCAAGATCACTTTGCGCTTGAAGAACCACTCTGGTTCAGTTTCCATAGTCGGAGGCACGCATAACGTGAAGCCCGCCAATCATCCTGTTGTGGGGGGCACGGGCGATTTCCTGTTTGTTCAAGGCTACGTGACATCGTCCCCCGTTGATCTCAAGGGCCTAACCGTTGTCTACAAGATTGCATTTCACCTTTACTGGCCTCCATATGCAACTCAAGCTTCTTAGTAATTTCATGTTGCATAAGTAAGAAAATAAATGTGATTTACCGAAAcagaaatcaaaatttcaatCCTCTGTAATCGTCGTAGCGAAGatacaaaaaatttcaagttaCAACTTTTAAACCATGTCTATGAAAAGCTTGAACAAGGTGCAAGCATTTacagaataaaaataaaaaaaagattgaTGATAAGAATATAAGTCGTTACCAAAAGAAGCAGGTGTTTACATGT
This window contains:
- the LOC103431543 gene encoding probable serine/threonine-protein kinase PIX13, whose amino-acid sequence is MGNCWTSPDDPHRNKYIPSTPGTSGNHSNNISSNTSSSGGRSQFSEASSSPRIKELHSQQPNGQILESPNLRVFTFTELKAATRNFKSDQVLGEGGFGRVFKGWVDEKTLQPSKSGTGMLVAIKKLNSESVQGYQEWQSEVNFLGRLSHPNLVKLLGYCLEDEELLLVYEFMKKGSLENHLFRRSAGSELLSWDTRLKIAIGAARGLAFLHSSEKQIIYRDFKASNILLDWSFNSKISDFGLAKLGPAGAESHVTTRIMGTYGYAAPEYIATGHLYVKSDVYGFGVVLLEILTGLRALDMQRPREQQQLAEWAKPLLLHKRKLKNILDVRMEGQYAFKAAMQVALIAHKCLEPDPKSRPSMKEVVEQLEQIQAIKEQPKQSKLTSVQATFNFGANKQSLPH
- the LOC103431546 gene encoding dehydrodolichyl diphosphate synthase CPT3-like, encoding MMEENSAIVASQSSAIGASQSLGALGSFLRKCLFSVVSVGPIPEHIAFIMDGNRRYAKRRNLPAGEGHRAGFLSFMSVLQYCYELLVKFMTVYAFGIDNFKRPSDEVQILMDLLQEKIEGLLERESIVNQYGIRVCFIGNLKLLNESVRDAAERAMKATANNSKAVLLICVAYSSRDEIVHAVQESCYEKRNEIQAQIKRTRGGNGGLDGEAGLDTSEACNERVEGEKENTMVNHVENVEGEVQESEKQLQNVPVVKVVDVERHMYMAVAPDPNIVIRTSGETRLSNFLLWQTSNCLLYFPAALWPDLGLWHLVWAILNFQRNHYYLEKKRKQM
- the LOC103431541 gene encoding dirigent protein 2-like → MAHALRFDTVLPVLLCTLLLTKAASTSHHHHHLKSLHFSLFQHETINRTGYIVVNGVAGAGIGQTTTPFGTVFVFQDPMTLTANRSSKAVGIAQGTSVTSSLDGLQSISVAKITLRLKNHSGSVSIVGGTHNVKPANHPVVGGTGDFLFVQGYVTSSPVDLKGLTVVYKIAFHLYWPPYATQAS